In the Malus domestica chromosome 16, GDT2T_hap1 genome, one interval contains:
- the LOC103403577 gene encoding actin-related protein 2/3 complex subunit 2B isoform X1 — MRGRKFPGVRMACLERASPALKGILLKRYRDSNFMEIDHHLYEFGSVEYHIQSSASDTHYIYLSVSTPLLSQGVMRPYGISQYTKQMVKGIRPDIVEIVEPAKEGYQLTLRLDFSEIPNGKDSVKVIADIAAVQAVILSSQLKEMLMNVNPQDASQGMYKPLKLEYHPREPFFIIRQPQKIIAVFPIRFKDKTDVIIATAFFQELTDVGSCEKWRKVPPCCWSPIPPPELRGETFEDLSTNGGFVSFEITSRHVEGKRLDKTVWSLLNFYAYVKYHVKSTRSFIQRRMRKRLEGLVEVLGKRRNTEEEEKDEEEEKEGNHKVPANAGCMNMRKLIKISKPKVLQRRYDALSTKIKRIRWRIKIHGFGRFRRRWLKMPKFSSSMGYIRLE; from the exons ATGAGAGGTAGAAAATTTCCGGGAGTCAGGATGGCATGCTTAGAGAGGGCATCCCCAGCTTTGAAGGGAATTCTGCTCAAACGGTACCG TGACAGCAATTTCATGGAGATTGATCATCACTTATACGAATTCGGTTCTGTTGAATACCATATCCAG TCTTCGGCATCAGATACGCATTATATCTACTTGTCAGTGTCAACCCCGCTCCTTTCCCAGGGAGTCATGCGTCCGTATGGGATTTCGCAATATACTAAACAGATGGTAAAGGGAATTCGTCCTGACATTGTGGAGATTGTTGAACCTGCAAAAGAAGGATACCAGCTTACTTTAAGACTTGATTTTTCTGAGATTCCAAATGGAAAAG attctgTGAAGGTAATTGCAGACATTGCTGCCGTGCAAGCAGTAATCTTAAGTTCTCAGCTGAAAGAAATGTTGATGAATGTTAACCCTCAAGATGCATCGCAAGGAATGTATAAGCCACTCAAACTCGAATATCACCCAAGAGAGCCTTTCTTTATTATTAGACAG CCGCAGAAAATCATAGCAGTATTCCCGATACGTTTCAAAGACAAAACAGATGTCATTATTGCAACAGCATTCTTTCAG GAGCTTACGGATGtcggaagttgtgaaaaatggAGGAAAGTGCCTCCTTGTTGCTGGTCACCCATTCCACCTCCAGAGTTAAGAGGAGAAacttttgaagatttgagtACGAATGGAGGATTTGTCTCTTTTG AGATTACTTCACGTCATGTCGAAGGTAAAAGACTGGACAAGACAGTATGGAGTTTACTGAATTTCTATGCCTATGTTAAATACCATGTAAAG AGCACCAGAAGTTTTATTCAGAGAAGGATGAGAAAGCGTCTTGAAGGACTGGTTGAG GTCCTGGGTAAGCGAAGAAacacagaagaagaagaaaaggacgAGGAAGAGGAAAAAGAGGGAAATCACAAGGTTCCAG CAAATGCAGGATGCATGAACATGAGAAAACTGATCAAGATATCAAAACCTAAAGTCCTACAGCGAAGATATGATGCCTTGAGCACGAAAATCAAGAGAATCCGTTGGCGGATTAAAATCCATGGCTTTGGGCGTTTTCGTCGTCGATGGTTGAAAATGCCAAAGTTTTCTTCTTCAATGGGATATATCAGATTAGAATAA
- the LOC103403577 gene encoding actin-related protein 2/3 complex subunit 2B isoform X3 translates to MRGRKFPGVRMACLERASPALKGILLKRYRDSNFMEIDHHLYEFGSVEYHIQSSASDTHYIYLSVSTPLLSQGVMRPYGISQYTKQMVKGIRPDIVEIVEPAKEGYQLTLRLDFSEIPNGKDSVKVIADIAAVQAVILSSQLKEMLMNVNPQDASQGMYKPLKLEYHPREPFFIIRQPQKIIAVFPIRFKDKTDVIIATAFFQELTDVGSCEKWRKVPPCCWSPIPPPELRGETFEDLSTNGGFVSFEITSRHVEGKRLDKTVWSLLNFYAYVKYHVKSTRSFIQRRMRKRLEGLVEVLGKRRNTEEEEKDEEEEKEGNHKVPGCMNMRKLIKISKPKVLQRRYDALSTKIKRIRWRIKIHGFGRFRRRWLKMPKFSSSMGYIRLE, encoded by the exons ATGAGAGGTAGAAAATTTCCGGGAGTCAGGATGGCATGCTTAGAGAGGGCATCCCCAGCTTTGAAGGGAATTCTGCTCAAACGGTACCG TGACAGCAATTTCATGGAGATTGATCATCACTTATACGAATTCGGTTCTGTTGAATACCATATCCAG TCTTCGGCATCAGATACGCATTATATCTACTTGTCAGTGTCAACCCCGCTCCTTTCCCAGGGAGTCATGCGTCCGTATGGGATTTCGCAATATACTAAACAGATGGTAAAGGGAATTCGTCCTGACATTGTGGAGATTGTTGAACCTGCAAAAGAAGGATACCAGCTTACTTTAAGACTTGATTTTTCTGAGATTCCAAATGGAAAAG attctgTGAAGGTAATTGCAGACATTGCTGCCGTGCAAGCAGTAATCTTAAGTTCTCAGCTGAAAGAAATGTTGATGAATGTTAACCCTCAAGATGCATCGCAAGGAATGTATAAGCCACTCAAACTCGAATATCACCCAAGAGAGCCTTTCTTTATTATTAGACAG CCGCAGAAAATCATAGCAGTATTCCCGATACGTTTCAAAGACAAAACAGATGTCATTATTGCAACAGCATTCTTTCAG GAGCTTACGGATGtcggaagttgtgaaaaatggAGGAAAGTGCCTCCTTGTTGCTGGTCACCCATTCCACCTCCAGAGTTAAGAGGAGAAacttttgaagatttgagtACGAATGGAGGATTTGTCTCTTTTG AGATTACTTCACGTCATGTCGAAGGTAAAAGACTGGACAAGACAGTATGGAGTTTACTGAATTTCTATGCCTATGTTAAATACCATGTAAAG AGCACCAGAAGTTTTATTCAGAGAAGGATGAGAAAGCGTCTTGAAGGACTGGTTGAG GTCCTGGGTAAGCGAAGAAacacagaagaagaagaaaaggacgAGGAAGAGGAAAAAGAGGGAAATCACAAGGTTCCAG GATGCATGAACATGAGAAAACTGATCAAGATATCAAAACCTAAAGTCCTACAGCGAAGATATGATGCCTTGAGCACGAAAATCAAGAGAATCCGTTGGCGGATTAAAATCCATGGCTTTGGGCGTTTTCGTCGTCGATGGTTGAAAATGCCAAAGTTTTCTTCTTCAATGGGATATATCAGATTAGAATAA
- the LOC103403577 gene encoding actin-related protein 2/3 complex subunit 2B isoform X2, producing MRGRKFPGVRMACLERASPALKGILLKRYRDSNFMEIDHHLYEFGSVEYHIQSSASDTHYIYLSVSTPLLSQGVMRPYGISQYTKQMVKGIRPDIVEIVEPAKEGYQLTLRLDFSEIPNGKDSVKVIADIAAVQAVILSSQLKEMLMNVNPQDASQGMYKPLKLEYHPREPFFIIRQKIIAVFPIRFKDKTDVIIATAFFQELTDVGSCEKWRKVPPCCWSPIPPPELRGETFEDLSTNGGFVSFEITSRHVEGKRLDKTVWSLLNFYAYVKYHVKSTRSFIQRRMRKRLEGLVEVLGKRRNTEEEEKDEEEEKEGNHKVPANAGCMNMRKLIKISKPKVLQRRYDALSTKIKRIRWRIKIHGFGRFRRRWLKMPKFSSSMGYIRLE from the exons ATGAGAGGTAGAAAATTTCCGGGAGTCAGGATGGCATGCTTAGAGAGGGCATCCCCAGCTTTGAAGGGAATTCTGCTCAAACGGTACCG TGACAGCAATTTCATGGAGATTGATCATCACTTATACGAATTCGGTTCTGTTGAATACCATATCCAG TCTTCGGCATCAGATACGCATTATATCTACTTGTCAGTGTCAACCCCGCTCCTTTCCCAGGGAGTCATGCGTCCGTATGGGATTTCGCAATATACTAAACAGATGGTAAAGGGAATTCGTCCTGACATTGTGGAGATTGTTGAACCTGCAAAAGAAGGATACCAGCTTACTTTAAGACTTGATTTTTCTGAGATTCCAAATGGAAAAG attctgTGAAGGTAATTGCAGACATTGCTGCCGTGCAAGCAGTAATCTTAAGTTCTCAGCTGAAAGAAATGTTGATGAATGTTAACCCTCAAGATGCATCGCAAGGAATGTATAAGCCACTCAAACTCGAATATCACCCAAGAGAGCCTTTCTTTATTATTAGACAG AAAATCATAGCAGTATTCCCGATACGTTTCAAAGACAAAACAGATGTCATTATTGCAACAGCATTCTTTCAG GAGCTTACGGATGtcggaagttgtgaaaaatggAGGAAAGTGCCTCCTTGTTGCTGGTCACCCATTCCACCTCCAGAGTTAAGAGGAGAAacttttgaagatttgagtACGAATGGAGGATTTGTCTCTTTTG AGATTACTTCACGTCATGTCGAAGGTAAAAGACTGGACAAGACAGTATGGAGTTTACTGAATTTCTATGCCTATGTTAAATACCATGTAAAG AGCACCAGAAGTTTTATTCAGAGAAGGATGAGAAAGCGTCTTGAAGGACTGGTTGAG GTCCTGGGTAAGCGAAGAAacacagaagaagaagaaaaggacgAGGAAGAGGAAAAAGAGGGAAATCACAAGGTTCCAG CAAATGCAGGATGCATGAACATGAGAAAACTGATCAAGATATCAAAACCTAAAGTCCTACAGCGAAGATATGATGCCTTGAGCACGAAAATCAAGAGAATCCGTTGGCGGATTAAAATCCATGGCTTTGGGCGTTTTCGTCGTCGATGGTTGAAAATGCCAAAGTTTTCTTCTTCAATGGGATATATCAGATTAGAATAA
- the LOC103403577 gene encoding actin-related protein 2/3 complex subunit 2B isoform X4, whose amino-acid sequence MRGRKFPGVRMACLERASPALKGILLKRYRDSNFMEIDHHLYEFGSVEYHIQSSASDTHYIYLSVSTPLLSQGVMRPYGISQYTKQMVKGIRPDIVEIVEPAKEGYQLTLRLDFSEIPNGKDSVKVIADIAAVQAVILSSQLKEMLMNVNPQDASQGMYKPLKLEYHPREPFFIIRQKIIAVFPIRFKDKTDVIIATAFFQELTDVGSCEKWRKVPPCCWSPIPPPELRGETFEDLSTNGGFVSFEITSRHVEGKRLDKTVWSLLNFYAYVKYHVKSTRSFIQRRMRKRLEGLVEVLGKRRNTEEEEKDEEEEKEGNHKVPGCMNMRKLIKISKPKVLQRRYDALSTKIKRIRWRIKIHGFGRFRRRWLKMPKFSSSMGYIRLE is encoded by the exons ATGAGAGGTAGAAAATTTCCGGGAGTCAGGATGGCATGCTTAGAGAGGGCATCCCCAGCTTTGAAGGGAATTCTGCTCAAACGGTACCG TGACAGCAATTTCATGGAGATTGATCATCACTTATACGAATTCGGTTCTGTTGAATACCATATCCAG TCTTCGGCATCAGATACGCATTATATCTACTTGTCAGTGTCAACCCCGCTCCTTTCCCAGGGAGTCATGCGTCCGTATGGGATTTCGCAATATACTAAACAGATGGTAAAGGGAATTCGTCCTGACATTGTGGAGATTGTTGAACCTGCAAAAGAAGGATACCAGCTTACTTTAAGACTTGATTTTTCTGAGATTCCAAATGGAAAAG attctgTGAAGGTAATTGCAGACATTGCTGCCGTGCAAGCAGTAATCTTAAGTTCTCAGCTGAAAGAAATGTTGATGAATGTTAACCCTCAAGATGCATCGCAAGGAATGTATAAGCCACTCAAACTCGAATATCACCCAAGAGAGCCTTTCTTTATTATTAGACAG AAAATCATAGCAGTATTCCCGATACGTTTCAAAGACAAAACAGATGTCATTATTGCAACAGCATTCTTTCAG GAGCTTACGGATGtcggaagttgtgaaaaatggAGGAAAGTGCCTCCTTGTTGCTGGTCACCCATTCCACCTCCAGAGTTAAGAGGAGAAacttttgaagatttgagtACGAATGGAGGATTTGTCTCTTTTG AGATTACTTCACGTCATGTCGAAGGTAAAAGACTGGACAAGACAGTATGGAGTTTACTGAATTTCTATGCCTATGTTAAATACCATGTAAAG AGCACCAGAAGTTTTATTCAGAGAAGGATGAGAAAGCGTCTTGAAGGACTGGTTGAG GTCCTGGGTAAGCGAAGAAacacagaagaagaagaaaaggacgAGGAAGAGGAAAAAGAGGGAAATCACAAGGTTCCAG GATGCATGAACATGAGAAAACTGATCAAGATATCAAAACCTAAAGTCCTACAGCGAAGATATGATGCCTTGAGCACGAAAATCAAGAGAATCCGTTGGCGGATTAAAATCCATGGCTTTGGGCGTTTTCGTCGTCGATGGTTGAAAATGCCAAAGTTTTCTTCTTCAATGGGATATATCAGATTAGAATAA
- the LOC108169778 gene encoding uncharacterized protein → MASLATHFSAFALLFPIGLRRLICSSALYLKNPSLYRSKAWYFSEPKWKNFDLYSLTIALPIASFSEIFIFLAFSGHPTYRFAFFQQSAAIFMFWALVLLIIFRENIDPLNFNEGFVFVFAAVSFFVEYSVIGKGISGLGGAVYDMLAALTLICAFSCLYLSIRPCSFFAEFFLSSGLVFKGTWILQLGLSLYTDAFGLNGCKKMSVWPNQDNAEWKCNLEEDGLRGVAVMKLLFIGHAIAVLVLSFVLFALLASNWNLQVGKGSGQLLAQLDSEHVLMPPGGEIGLE, encoded by the coding sequence ATGGCATCACTAGCAACCCATTTCTCCGCCTTCGCCCTCCTCTTCCCCATAGGCCTCCGCCGCCTCATCTGCTCCTCCGCCCTCTACCTCAAGAACCCATCTCTCTACCGATCCAAAGCTTGGTACTTTTCAGAACCCAAATGGAAAAACTTCGATTTGTACTCTCTCACCATCGCCCTCCCCATCGCCTCCTTCTCCGAAATCTTCATCTTTCTGGCCTTTTCCGGCCACCCCACCTACCGCTTCGCCTTCTTCCAGCAATCAGCCGCCATTTTCATGTTCTGGGCACTCGTCCTTCTGATCATCTTCCGTGAAAACATCGACCCTTTGAATTTCAATGAAGGGTTCGTCTTCGTTTTTGCAGCGGTTTCCTTTTTCGTTGAGTACTCTGTGATCGGCAAGGGAATTTCGGGTCTTGGTGGCGCTGTGTATGATATGCTAGCTGCATTGACTCTAATTTGTGCATTTTCTTGCCTGTATTTGTCGATTAGGCCATGTTCGTTTTTCGCCGAGTTTTTCTTGTCCTCTGGATTGGTTTTTAAGGGCACTTGGATTTTGCAACTGGGGTTGTCCTTGTACACTGATGCATTTGGGTTAAACGGGTGTAAGAAAATGTCAGTGTGGCCTAACCAGGACAATGCTGAGTGGAAATGTAACCTTGAGGAGGACGGGTTAAGGGGTGTTGCtgtgatgaagctcttgttcaTCGGGCATGCGATTGCGGTCTTGGTATTGAGTTTTGTGTTGTTTGCTTTGCTGGCAAGTAACTGGAACTTGCAGGTTGGCAAGGGCAGTGGTCAGTTGCTAGCACAGCTAGATTCGGAGCATGTGTTGATGCCTCCTGGCGGTGAGATTGGGCTTGAATGA